One segment of Thermosynechococcus sp. HN-54 DNA contains the following:
- the psbB gene encoding photosystem II chlorophyll-binding protein CP47 produces MGLPWYRVHTVLINDPGRLIAAHLMHTALVAGWAGSMALYELAIFDPSDPVLNPMWRQGMFVLPFMARLGVTGSWSGWSITGETGIDPGFWSFEGVALAHIVLSGLLFLAACWHWVYWDLELFRDPRTGEPALDLPKMFGIHLFLAGLLCFSFGAFHLTGLFGPGMWVSDPYGLTGSVQPVAPEWGPDGFNPYNPGGVVAHHIAAGIVGIIAGLFHLLVRPPQRLYKALRMGNIETVLSSSIAAVFFAAFVVAGTMWYGSATTPIELFGPTRYQWDSGYFQQEINRRVQASLASGATLEEAWSAIPEKLAFYDYIGNNPAKGGLFRTGPMNKGDGIAQAWKGHAVFRNKEGEELFVRRMPNFFESFPVILTDKNGVVKADIPFRRAESKYSFEQQGVTVSFYGGELNGQTFTDPPTVKSYARKAIFGEIFEFDKETLNSDGIFRTSPRGWFTFGHAVFALLFFFGHIWHGARTLFRDVFSGIDPELSPEQVEWGFYQKVGDVTTRRKEAV; encoded by the coding sequence ATGGGACTACCCTGGTACCGAGTCCACACTGTCCTGATCAATGATCCAGGGCGGTTGATTGCGGCCCACCTGATGCACACGGCATTGGTCGCCGGTTGGGCAGGGTCGATGGCTCTTTATGAGCTAGCTATTTTTGATCCCAGTGATCCCGTTCTCAACCCAATGTGGCGGCAGGGAATGTTTGTGTTGCCCTTCATGGCACGGTTGGGGGTCACGGGTTCTTGGAGCGGTTGGAGTATTACTGGCGAAACGGGGATTGACCCCGGTTTCTGGAGCTTTGAGGGGGTTGCCCTAGCTCACATCGTGCTCTCAGGTCTGTTGTTCTTGGCGGCCTGCTGGCACTGGGTCTATTGGGATCTCGAACTCTTCCGCGATCCTCGCACCGGTGAGCCGGCCCTCGACTTGCCGAAAATGTTTGGCATTCACCTGTTCCTTGCCGGTTTACTCTGCTTTAGCTTTGGTGCTTTTCACCTGACGGGTCTCTTTGGCCCTGGGATGTGGGTCTCTGACCCCTATGGCTTGACGGGCAGTGTTCAGCCTGTCGCACCCGAATGGGGACCCGATGGCTTTAACCCCTACAACCCCGGTGGTGTGGTTGCTCACCATATCGCCGCAGGCATTGTCGGTATTATTGCTGGTTTATTCCACCTGCTGGTGCGTCCACCCCAACGGCTTTACAAAGCTCTGCGCATGGGGAACATCGAAACGGTACTCTCCAGCAGTATTGCCGCTGTCTTCTTTGCTGCCTTTGTTGTTGCCGGCACGATGTGGTATGGTAGTGCCACCACGCCCATTGAACTCTTTGGTCCAACTCGCTATCAGTGGGACAGTGGCTACTTCCAACAGGAAATTAACCGCCGCGTGCAGGCCTCCCTCGCCAGTGGCGCCACCCTTGAAGAGGCTTGGTCGGCCATTCCAGAGAAACTAGCTTTCTATGATTACATTGGCAATAACCCCGCTAAAGGAGGTCTCTTCCGCACTGGCCCGATGAACAAAGGGGATGGGATTGCCCAAGCTTGGAAAGGCCATGCTGTCTTCCGCAACAAAGAGGGTGAAGAACTCTTTGTCCGTCGCATGCCCAACTTCTTTGAAAGCTTCCCCGTCATCCTCACCGATAAGAATGGCGTTGTCAAAGCCGACATTCCCTTCCGTCGTGCCGAGTCGAAGTATAGCTTTGAGCAACAAGGCGTTACCGTTAGCTTCTACGGTGGTGAATTGAATGGCCAAACCTTCACTGATCCACCCACCGTCAAGAGCTATGCCCGTAAAGCTATCTTCGGTGAGATCTTTGAATTCGATAAGGAAACCCTCAACTCCGACGGGATTTTCCGCACCAGTCCCCGTGGCTGGTTTACCTTCGGCCATGCAGTGTTTGCCTTGCTCTTCTTCTTTGGTCACATTTGGCATGGTGCCCGCACGCTGTTCCGCGATGTCTTCTCTGGGATTGATCCCGAACTGTCGCCGGAGCAAGTGGAATGGGGCTTCTACCAAAAAGTGGGCGATGTTACCACTCGCCGCAAAGAAGCTGTCTAG
- a CDS encoding photosystem II reaction center protein T: METITYVFIFACIIALFFFAIFFREPPRITKK, from the coding sequence ATGGAAACCATCACCTACGTTTTCATTTTTGCCTGCATTATCGCGCTGTTCTTCTTTGCCATCTTCTTCCGTGAGCCTCCTCGGATCACCAAGAAGTAG
- a CDS encoding histidine phosphatase family protein → MARWDGQACCLSIAKEKPLSTRVIIVRHGESTFNVQERVQGHSDASSLTERGHWMAAQVGLALRGIPIRKIYTSPLKRARETAEGIHTQLQDPELQPPHALELLKEIALPAWEDLPFAEVKARFPEDYRRWQEAPETLMMKITTESGETKEFFPLLDLYDRAGLVLEALLAAHENEAIVIVGHSGMNRALICTALGLGVKGYLRLQQANGGISVLNFSNGLRQPAQLEALNLTSHLNDPFPQPRFKEQTLRIFLVRHGETDWNREGRFQGQIDVPLNENGRAQAAAVAEFLKEVPFHHALSSPLLRPKDTALAILQHHPDVELELEPALAEISHGDWEGKFEPEVEAAYPGELERWRTTPALVQMPNGENLHQVRDRVVKAWELWLKRWKAHALTPHNVLVVAHDATNKVLLCHIVGLDIENFWLFKQGNGSVTVIDYPLKGGLPRLQAVNITTHLGGVLDRTAAGAL, encoded by the coding sequence ATGGCACGGTGGGATGGCCAAGCTTGTTGTCTGTCAATCGCTAAGGAGAAACCTCTGAGTACCCGAGTCATTATTGTCCGCCACGGTGAAAGCACGTTTAATGTCCAAGAACGGGTGCAAGGTCACAGTGATGCTTCTTCACTGACGGAGCGCGGTCACTGGATGGCAGCGCAAGTGGGTCTGGCTCTACGGGGCATTCCCATCCGCAAGATTTACACCAGTCCCCTAAAACGGGCACGGGAAACGGCAGAGGGCATCCATACCCAACTCCAAGATCCTGAACTCCAGCCACCCCATGCCCTTGAGCTGCTGAAAGAGATTGCCCTGCCAGCTTGGGAGGATCTGCCCTTTGCAGAGGTGAAGGCACGTTTTCCCGAAGACTATCGCCGTTGGCAGGAAGCGCCAGAGACCTTGATGATGAAAATCACGACAGAGAGTGGCGAAACGAAGGAGTTTTTCCCGCTCTTAGATCTCTACGATCGCGCGGGTCTGGTTCTGGAAGCACTGTTGGCAGCTCACGAGAATGAAGCAATTGTCATTGTTGGCCACAGTGGCATGAACCGTGCCCTCATTTGCACTGCGCTAGGGTTGGGGGTAAAAGGCTACTTGCGGCTGCAGCAGGCCAATGGCGGTATTAGCGTCTTAAATTTCAGCAATGGCTTGCGACAACCCGCGCAACTGGAAGCCCTTAACCTCACCAGTCATCTCAATGATCCCTTCCCACAGCCGCGTTTCAAGGAGCAAACGCTGCGCATCTTTCTAGTGCGCCACGGTGAAACGGACTGGAATCGCGAGGGACGCTTCCAAGGGCAAATTGATGTGCCTCTGAATGAAAATGGCCGTGCCCAAGCGGCGGCGGTGGCAGAATTTCTCAAGGAGGTGCCCTTTCACCATGCCCTCAGTAGTCCCCTGCTGCGTCCCAAGGATACCGCCTTAGCGATTTTGCAGCATCACCCCGATGTTGAACTAGAACTGGAGCCGGCGCTTGCGGAAATTAGCCACGGCGATTGGGAGGGCAAGTTTGAACCAGAGGTGGAGGCGGCCTATCCCGGTGAACTGGAACGCTGGCGCACTACCCCAGCCCTTGTGCAAATGCCCAATGGGGAAAACCTCCACCAAGTACGCGATCGCGTGGTTAAGGCCTGGGAACTATGGCTGAAGCGCTGGAAAGCCCATGCCCTCACCCCCCATAATGTCTTGGTCGTAGCCCACGATGCCACCAATAAGGTCTTGCTCTGCCACATTGTTGGTCTGGACATTGAAAACTTCTGGCTCTTTAAGCAGGGGAATGGTAGCGTCACGGTGATTGACTATCCTCTGAAGGGGGGACTGCCGCGATTGCAGGCGGTAAATATCACCACCCATTTGGGGGGCGTGCTGGATCGGACAGCGGCGGGAGCCTTGTAG
- a CDS encoding dihydroorotase, with translation MVWRLLQQVRLLDPVNRQDERANVLLAEDQLVAIAPQEIPTDTEVIDASDWVLAPPLVDLYSHSGQPGYEARETLETLLAAAAAGGVQHLTLLPTTEPVIDTPAVWQALQQAIPTTAWSQVRVWGALTQGGKGAALTDLAELAASGVVGFCDDRGLTHWPLVQRALTYVQPLGKPVALWPFDPALAANGVARQSGVAIRLGLVEQLVCCETIPLLAILELARSVSTPIHLMRLSTARSVEILAKEKPAHVSASVSWLHLLFEVEDLASYDPNLRLDPPLGTASDRQALIEGLKTGVIEAIAIDHTPLLYEEKMVSFAEALPGAIGLELALPALWQELVAKEYLSALVLWHALSTAPARILDIEPPRLELNSRNFVLFDPTVTWTVTHQSLRSRARNTPFWQQSLRGQLVPFSPSMNSGRTH, from the coding sequence ATGGTGTGGCGACTGTTGCAACAGGTGCGGCTGCTGGATCCGGTCAACCGCCAAGATGAGCGCGCCAATGTGCTGCTCGCAGAGGATCAACTGGTGGCGATCGCTCCCCAAGAGATCCCCACGGATACAGAAGTCATTGATGCCTCAGATTGGGTGCTGGCGCCCCCCTTGGTGGATCTCTACAGCCACAGTGGTCAACCGGGCTATGAGGCGCGAGAAACCCTTGAGACACTGTTGGCCGCTGCCGCTGCCGGGGGGGTGCAGCATTTAACCCTCTTACCGACGACAGAGCCTGTGATTGACACCCCTGCTGTGTGGCAAGCGCTGCAACAGGCGATACCGACCACTGCTTGGTCACAGGTGCGGGTTTGGGGGGCACTCACCCAAGGGGGCAAGGGGGCAGCTCTAACTGATTTAGCGGAACTAGCCGCCAGTGGGGTAGTTGGCTTTTGTGATGATCGGGGGTTGACCCATTGGCCGTTGGTACAGCGGGCGCTGACCTATGTCCAGCCCTTGGGAAAACCGGTGGCTCTTTGGCCCTTTGATCCGGCCTTGGCTGCCAATGGCGTGGCGCGGCAAAGTGGGGTGGCCATTCGCTTGGGGTTGGTGGAGCAACTCGTCTGCTGTGAAACGATTCCCCTATTGGCGATTTTGGAACTGGCGCGCAGCGTCTCAACGCCGATTCACTTGATGCGTCTATCCACAGCTCGCAGTGTGGAGATTCTGGCCAAGGAAAAGCCCGCACATGTCAGTGCCAGTGTGTCTTGGCTGCATCTCCTGTTTGAGGTTGAGGATTTGGCCAGCTACGATCCGAATCTCCGCCTTGACCCTCCCTTGGGCACAGCGAGCGATCGCCAGGCGCTCATTGAAGGACTGAAAACGGGCGTCATTGAGGCGATCGCCATTGACCACACCCCCTTGCTCTACGAAGAAAAAATGGTTTCTTTTGCCGAGGCACTCCCCGGCGCCATTGGTTTGGAATTAGCCCTACCCGCCCTCTGGCAGGAACTCGTTGCCAAGGAATACCTGAGTGCCTTGGTTCTTTGGCACGCCCTGAGTACAGCACCCGCGCGCATTTTGGACATTGAGCCACCCCGCCTCGAACTGAACAGTCGTAACTTTGTGCTCTTTGATCCGACCGTGACGTGGACAGTGACGCACCAAAGCCTGCGATCGCGCGCTAGGAATACGCCCTTTTGGCAGCAATCTCTGCGGGGTCAACTGGTGCCCTTTTCGCCAAGCATGAACTCTGGCCGCACCCACTGA
- the fumC gene encoding class II fumarate hydratase yields the protein MTTATRIEYDSLGAIEVPADCYWGAQTARSLKYFPMGHERMPLEVIHAMARLKKAAAIANRDLGVLAADKAAWIIQAADEVIEGRWDDQFPLSIWQTGSGTQTNMNVNEVIANRAIELAGGVKGSKTPIHPNDHVNCSQSSNDTFPTAMHIATVIALHEHLLPMLRHLLTVLQEKVIAFADIIKIGRTHLMDAVPLTLGQEFSGYASQIAACQAHIEYALQHLYPLAIGGTAVGTGLNAPAGFGDRVAAELAQMTGYPFCKVENPFAALAAHDPLVMLSGALKTLAAAMMKMANDIRWLGSGPRCGLGELILPANEPGSSIMPGKVNPTQCEALTMVCVQVMGNDAAVGIAGSQGNFELNVYKPLIIHNVLRSIKLLSDAGQAFTEFCLVGIEPNREQIQRHLERSLMLVTALNPHIGYDKAAAVAKKAYSEGKTLKEAAVELGYLTAEEFDQWVRPEFMLGEKGTS from the coding sequence ATGACAACTGCAACTCGGATAGAATACGATTCCCTCGGTGCCATTGAGGTACCAGCGGACTGCTACTGGGGTGCCCAGACGGCGCGCTCCCTGAAGTATTTTCCGATGGGTCATGAGCGGATGCCCCTAGAGGTCATTCATGCCATGGCACGGCTAAAGAAGGCAGCCGCGATCGCCAACCGCGATTTAGGGGTGTTAGCCGCTGACAAAGCAGCATGGATTATTCAAGCTGCCGATGAGGTCATTGAAGGACGCTGGGATGATCAATTTCCCCTCTCGATTTGGCAGACGGGCAGTGGTACCCAAACCAACATGAATGTCAATGAGGTGATTGCCAACCGTGCTATTGAACTGGCGGGGGGGGTTAAAGGGAGCAAAACACCAATTCACCCCAATGATCATGTGAACTGTAGCCAATCCTCCAATGACACCTTTCCCACGGCGATGCATATTGCCACGGTCATTGCCCTGCACGAACACCTGCTGCCAATGCTGCGGCACCTACTGACGGTATTGCAGGAAAAAGTTATCGCCTTTGCCGACATTATTAAAATTGGGCGCACCCACTTGATGGATGCAGTACCTCTAACCCTTGGCCAAGAATTCTCGGGTTACGCCAGTCAAATTGCCGCCTGTCAAGCCCATATTGAGTACGCCTTGCAGCATCTGTATCCCTTAGCCATTGGCGGTACGGCTGTGGGAACCGGTTTGAATGCGCCGGCGGGTTTTGGCGATCGCGTGGCCGCGGAATTAGCCCAAATGACCGGCTATCCCTTCTGCAAAGTCGAGAACCCCTTTGCTGCCTTAGCGGCTCACGACCCCTTGGTGATGCTCAGTGGTGCCCTGAAAACCTTAGCAGCGGCGATGATGAAAATGGCCAATGATATTCGCTGGCTGGGATCGGGGCCGCGTTGTGGTCTAGGGGAGTTGATTCTACCCGCCAATGAGCCGGGGTCATCTATTATGCCCGGTAAGGTGAATCCCACCCAATGTGAAGCCCTAACGATGGTCTGTGTTCAGGTGATGGGGAATGATGCCGCAGTGGGAATCGCCGGCAGTCAAGGGAATTTTGAACTGAATGTTTATAAGCCCCTCATCATTCACAATGTCCTGCGATCGATCAAACTGCTGAGTGATGCTGGTCAAGCCTTTACAGAGTTTTGCCTCGTAGGCATTGAACCCAATCGGGAGCAAATTCAGCGCCACTTGGAGCGATCGCTCATGTTAGTGACGGCCTTGAACCCCCACATTGGCTATGACAAGGCCGCAGCCGTCGCCAAAAAAGCCTATAGCGAGGGTAAAACCCTCAAGGAAGCGGCGGTGGAATTGGGCTACCTCACGGCTGAGGAGTTTGATCAGTGGGTGCGGCCAGAGTTCATGCTTGGCGAAAAGGGCACCAGTTGA